One Nostoc sp. UHCC 0302 DNA window includes the following coding sequences:
- a CDS encoding acireductone dioxygenase has translation MATLLLDDGTIESDLDEIVRELALLGIQLRHYDPGTSLLFPNLIDQDVVTSSEKLYILELHNSVFEFILQENGSLWCDLLNVHPGSPNLQALIATYSRYHTHTTAEPIYVLAGEMIYGFVRADGSQIQLLVHAQDYLYIPAGVEHWCSPSVSLHFKAVRYFATVEGWVPNYTGTQLSDALQKPR, from the coding sequence ATGGCGACCCTACTACTTGACGACGGTACAATCGAGAGTGATTTAGACGAGATAGTTCGTGAACTTGCCCTTCTAGGCATACAACTCAGACACTACGATCCAGGAACATCCCTCCTTTTCCCAAACTTGATAGACCAAGACGTTGTAACATCCTCTGAGAAGCTCTATATTTTAGAACTTCATAACAGCGTCTTCGAATTTATCCTGCAAGAAAATGGCTCTCTCTGGTGTGATTTGCTGAATGTGCATCCAGGTTCGCCTAATCTCCAGGCATTGATAGCAACCTATAGCCGTTACCATACTCACACTACCGCTGAACCTATTTACGTCTTGGCCGGAGAGATGATTTATGGTTTTGTGCGAGCTGATGGCAGCCAGATACAGCTTTTAGTTCACGCACAAGACTATCTCTACATCCCCGCTGGAGTAGAGCATTGGTGTAGCCCTTCCGTATCGTTGCACTTCAAAGCAGTACGTTATTTCGCTACTGTAGAAGGTTGGGTTCCCAATTATACAGGAACTCAGTTAAGCGATGCGCTTCAAAAGCCGCGTTAA
- a CDS encoding exosortase-dependent surface protein XDP2 has product MRLQLASCIVFTFFAIGTNLSISPSAKAANFKTNFTQDEDTSKGDIWLDSITQNQVTFDNFSLVNSAEILSNTPIIGVKPGNTSTPGPRNNNTGAGSTDKGDNATAPVPVSGLNNPTNSQITALLGNRNLNNLIDTEDDGASKINLFFDSDIQKDDTGLDNLFFWERGKNSDLGVQAIDSSGKLVGKFLKLSRFQQIDAGYSIDTTEISSSQDVGSWGVNLSQLGVDSLSGIQIIAKSQANKDSENYDGPDYKVVARKKVRVPEPGTILGLGMIAGISALLRRRVIKLQ; this is encoded by the coding sequence ATGAGATTACAACTTGCATCTTGTATTGTCTTTACATTTTTTGCTATTGGCACAAATTTATCTATCTCACCATCTGCCAAAGCCGCGAATTTCAAGACAAATTTTACTCAAGATGAAGATACGTCAAAAGGGGATATTTGGTTAGATTCTATTACTCAGAATCAAGTCACATTTGATAATTTCTCTTTGGTGAACTCAGCCGAGATATTATCCAATACACCGATTATCGGTGTTAAACCTGGAAATACCAGCACTCCTGGCCCACGTAATAATAATACTGGAGCTGGCAGTACAGATAAAGGAGATAATGCCACAGCTCCTGTGCCTGTTTCTGGGCTAAATAATCCAACTAATAGCCAAATTACTGCTTTATTAGGTAACCGTAATTTAAATAATCTTATCGATACAGAAGATGATGGTGCTTCTAAAATTAACCTATTTTTCGATAGCGATATTCAAAAAGATGATACTGGGTTAGACAACTTGTTCTTTTGGGAACGCGGCAAGAATAGTGACTTAGGTGTTCAAGCGATTGATAGCAGTGGAAAATTAGTTGGCAAATTCTTAAAACTGTCCAGATTTCAACAAATTGATGCAGGCTACTCAATTGACACCACAGAAATTTCTAGTTCTCAAGATGTTGGCTCTTGGGGAGTTAACCTTAGTCAATTGGGTGTTGATTCTCTCAGTGGGATTCAAATTATAGCCAAGAGCCAAGCTAACAAAGACTCAGAAAATTACGATGGCCCTGATTATAAGGTAGTGGCTAGAAAGAAAGTCAGAGTACCAGAGCCTGGAACTATTTTAGGTTTAGGAATGATTGCAGGAATCAGCGCCCTACTACGTCGTCGTGTGATTAAACTCCAATAA
- a CDS encoding deoxyribodipyrimidine photo-lyase, 8-HDF type codes for MSDLILFWHRRDLRVSDNTGLAAARRQSPRVVGVFCLDPNLLERDDIAPVRVTYMIGCLQKLQERYAQAGSQLLILHANPVQAIPALAEALKAKAVFWNWDVEPYSQERDRNIINSLKEKGIQFLPQNWDQILHSPEEIRTGSNQPYTVYTPFWKNWSSKPKASPVETLQNAEGLTETEQEIAKQAGAKTLPSAKDLGFIWDGGLVIPPGEAAAQARLEEFTSRAITEYQEQRNFPAVDGTSQLSAAFKFGVIGIRTAWQATIEALENSRSEEVKTNIRTWQQELAWREFYQHAMYNFPELADGAYREIFKSFPWQTNEEHFQAWCEGRTGYPIVDAAMRQMNEIGWMHNRCRMIVASFLTKDLLINPQLGEKYFMQKLIDGDLSANNGGWQWSASSGMDPKPVRIFNPASQAQKFDPDGEYIRQWVSELRSMDTEYLVTGKISPLERHAVGYPDPIVDHKVQQQQFKLRYQQQKGAMA; via the coding sequence ATGTCTGACTTAATTCTGTTTTGGCATCGTCGTGATTTACGTGTTTCTGACAATACAGGGCTGGCTGCGGCAAGACGGCAGAGTCCCAGAGTCGTGGGTGTGTTTTGCCTTGATCCAAATCTACTTGAACGGGATGATATTGCGCCAGTGAGAGTGACTTACATGATTGGCTGTTTGCAGAAACTACAAGAGCGATATGCCCAAGCTGGTAGCCAACTGTTAATACTCCACGCTAATCCTGTGCAAGCGATACCAGCTTTAGCAGAGGCTTTGAAAGCCAAAGCTGTTTTTTGGAACTGGGATGTAGAACCGTATTCGCAAGAACGCGATCGCAATATTATCAATTCTCTCAAAGAAAAAGGCATTCAATTTCTTCCCCAAAATTGGGATCAAATTCTTCACTCACCAGAGGAAATCCGCACAGGTTCAAATCAGCCCTACACTGTTTACACGCCCTTCTGGAAAAATTGGAGTAGTAAACCAAAGGCTAGTCCAGTAGAAACTCTGCAAAATGCTGAAGGATTAACAGAAACTGAACAGGAAATTGCCAAGCAAGCAGGCGCAAAGACACTACCATCAGCTAAAGATTTAGGATTTATTTGGGATGGTGGACTGGTTATTCCACCAGGAGAAGCGGCGGCGCAAGCAAGGCTAGAGGAATTTACTAGTAGAGCAATCACCGAATACCAAGAACAGCGTAATTTCCCAGCTGTTGACGGAACATCGCAACTGAGTGCAGCTTTTAAATTTGGTGTAATTGGGATTCGCACTGCTTGGCAAGCCACAATAGAAGCATTAGAAAACAGCCGCAGTGAAGAAGTCAAAACTAATATTCGCACATGGCAGCAAGAACTGGCTTGGCGAGAATTTTATCAACACGCCATGTATAATTTTCCCGAATTAGCTGATGGTGCTTACCGCGAGATATTCAAAAGCTTCCCTTGGCAAACCAACGAAGAACATTTCCAAGCTTGGTGTGAAGGTAGAACTGGCTATCCCATCGTAGATGCTGCAATGCGGCAAATGAATGAAATCGGCTGGATGCATAATCGCTGCCGAATGATTGTCGCCAGTTTCCTGACTAAAGATTTGCTGATTAATCCCCAATTGGGAGAAAAATACTTTATGCAGAAGCTGATTGATGGCGATTTATCTGCCAATAATGGCGGCTGGCAATGGAGTGCTTCTAGCGGCATGGATCCCAAACCTGTACGAATTTTCAACCCAGCCAGTCAAGCGCAAAAGTTTGATCCAGATGGGGAATATATTCGGCAATGGGTATCAGAATTGCGGTCTATGGATACAGAATATTTAGTTACTGGTAAAATTTCACCTTTAGAACGCCACGCTGTTGGCTATCCTGACCCAATTGTGGATCATAAAGTACAGCAACAGCAGTTTAAATTGCGTTATCAACAGCAAAAAGGGGCAATGGCATAA